Within the Chelonoidis abingdonii isolate Lonesome George chromosome 19, CheloAbing_2.0, whole genome shotgun sequence genome, the region TAAGTCCTTATGTGTACTATACCTGGTGAAAAAGAATATCTGCTCTTCTGTGAGGATGAACACTTCATCTACTGAAGGAAGCTGCTGTCTGATATAacttctaagaacataagaatggccatatagcatcagacaaatggtccatctagcccagtatcctgtcttctgacagtggccaatgaccagtgcttcagagggactgaatagaacagggcaattatcaagtgatctgtcACCTGTCAtgcagtctcagcttctggcaatttGAGGTTTAgcgacacctggagcatggggttgtgtccctgaccatcttggctaatagccattgatggacctatccaccatgaacttctctaattctttttttttttttaaacccagttacacttttggccttcacaacatccgctTGTAATCAGcgccacaggctgactgtgcattatATGAAGTActttcttatatttgttttaaagctgctgcctattaatctcATTGAGTGACCCATcatttgtgtgttatgtgaaggggtaaataagacttccttatttactttctccacaccatttatgattttgtagtcctctatcatatccccccgtattcgtctcttttctaagatgaatagtcccagtctttttaatctctcctcatatggaagctgttctatatcgtaatcatttttgttgcccttctctgtaccttttccaattctaatacatcttttttgagctAGGATggccagaactgcatgcagtattcaaggtgtgggcacaccatggatttacatagtgaaATTCTTTATTTCAGGTGTACAGATGGGCTGACCACCCTAGTCTAGTCCTTCAGAGTCTGAATGAGCAGAGACACCAAGGTCTTTTCTGTGATATTATTCTGGTGGTGGATGAACAAAGAGTCCCTGCCCATCGGAATCTCCTGGCTGTTTGCAGTGACTACTTCAACTCCATGTTCACCATTGGCATGCGAGAGGCCTATCAAAAGGAGGTCGAACTATTTGGAGCTTCTTACATTGGTCTCAAAGCTGTGGTGGATTTCCTATATGGTAGTGAGCTGTCCTTAGATGGTGGCAACATTGATTATGTGCTGGAAACAGCTCACCTGCTGCAGATCTGGAAGGTGGTTGACTTCTGTTGTGAGTATCTCGAAAATGAGGTCAGCGAGGAGAACTACCTGTACCTTCAAGAGCTGGCCTCTATTTACAACCTGAAACGCCTGGACTCCTACATCGACTCTTTCATCCTGCAGAACTTTGGCACGCTCTCTTTCACGCCTAACTTCCTGCAGAACATTTCCATCCAAAAACTCTGCCAGTATCTGGGGAGCAGTAATGTGCAGCAGGAGTGTGAGCACGACTTGCTGCAGGCTGCCTTGCAGTGGCTGACACAATACCCGGAAAGAGAAAACGAGGCTTACCAAGTACTGGACAACATTCATTTTCCCTTGATACCGAAGAGTGACCTGCTCCATCGAGTCAAGCCTGCTGTCTGCTCTCTTCTCCCGAAGGAAGCAAACTGTGAGGGGTTTATAGAAGAAGCGGTGAACTATCATAACAATGTCACAGCCCAGCCAGTGCTCCAGAACAAGCGGTCGGCTTTGCGTACAAATGAAGAGAGGCTCCTCTTTGTGGGTGGGGAGGTTTCGGAACGGTGCCTGGAGTTAAGCGATGATACCTGCTTCCTCGACACCAAAAAGGGGCAATGGATAACAGAAACGCCGCTCCCAGCCAGGCGAAGTCACCACTGTGTTGCAGTGCTGGGAGGTTTTATCTTCATAGCTGGAGGCAGCTTTTCAAGAGACAATGGAGGGGATGCAGCTTCAAATCTTCTTTATAGGTATGATCCCCGCTGTAACCAGTGGATAAAGGTGAGACTCAAGCTGTATTACATCTTATTCTTTTAAAGTccttaatgtttgtttttatctttgtTGGTGGAAGGAGAACACTTGTGGTGGGCACTAAAATCTACCCGCATATTTGTTTGAAAACGTAAAACACCCTTCTCAGTAGAAACAGCTAATTGGATAACTTACGTGTACACTGTAGTTCCACCAGTAGTGAAAGACTATGACATTTCAAAAATTGATAGTGAcgaggggccagattttcaactcCCATTGGGTCATAGACACCTAACCTGCTTAGACACATTTGAAGATCCCATTTGGCACCCatctacatctttaggtgcctaatcacttatgaaaatctggcccaaaatgctGTGCAAGGACCACTTTGCAAGATTTTAAGGCCATACAGGGACCAGAGTAATTAAAGATGGAAAACATCTATTGAATCGAGTCTTTCTCCTTTCATGTCTGAGTAgagaaccccctccctcccaatatTAAACCGATACTACATTTTGGACTGATCTTCCATTCTTTGTGTACTCGGAACCCTCTGGGGTTCAGTGTTTGTGTCTATTGCACTATCTCTGGGCGCACAGCGTATTGCGAGATGGGCCGTGTATCACTAAGGTATAGAGTGGTTTGTCTCTTAGGCTATatctgcacttggagctaggggtgtgatttccagcttgcATAGACATACCTGTGCTCACTCTTATCAAGCTAgctaaaaataatagtgttgCTCCAAGTGCATATCAGTGCAGGTGGGTTTCTACGCAGGGCAGCTAGTCCATGCCGTTGCCTGTGCTACCACAGCTctgctactatttttagcatgcacaCTCAAAGGGAGCTAGCCGTGAGTATGTCTacgcaagctgggaatcacacccttagctccaagtgtagatacAGCTTTAGATGCTTTCCATTATCCTTCTTTGACCTTTAACGTCAATTCTAATGTATCATGTGCTACAGAAGGGCAAAGTTTTATTGTTGTCTTAATATATATGGCGAACACAAATAACAGCCTTTTTAAAACTTGTAGGAGGAAATAAATCTTCTTAAACTTACTTACCGATTGTTTGAGGATGtcagtaatttattttattttatttattttacaggttGCCTCCATGAGACAACGACGAGTAGATTTCTACCTTGCGGCCATTACAGATATGCTGGTAGCTGTTGGTGGAAGGAATGAAAATGGGGCTCTTTCTTCAGCTGAGACCTATAGCCCTCAAAAAGACGCCTGGTCTTATATAGCAGGCTTGCCAAGGTAACAGTGGTCTGTTTAGAAAACCATGTTTTCCTTAAAGAAAAGAACTCTCCAAGATCCACTGTGTTCAGTCCTATATGTGAGTATCCtgggagggaaaaagaggaaTAATCTGAGGCCATGATATCTGAGCAGCTGTCTCCTCGAGGCCATGAATTTGAGATCCGCTGGGGTTATCTTTGGCCTCCACCTTGAGGTTACGACTGTAACAGGGCAAGGAAAAGGGCTttttcttttcatgttctgtgtttgtagagtgtCTTTCCTGAGGTTAGTCTCAGAGGAATCCCTTCAGATTGTTTAGATCTCGGTGCAAGGCATTGTTTGGGTGGGTACCTTTAGCACCATGTATTTTATGTCCTCTATTTTGGGCTTTTTGCTGCCTGCTCTTCATTGCGGGTATTTTTATGCTGGCTGCTTGTACACATGCCAATATGGAGAGATCCATGTGCCACAGTTGTGCAGTCCAAATTAAAACTTAGTTGTTCCACTTTTGAGGATGCTTTAATTGTACCGTGAGTACCATTAACACTTGACTTTACTTACATCCCAAATTGATACTTAGAACTTCAGGATGGTGACCTTTTGAAGGTGGTAGTGAGATCTTTCCCACTGGTATGGTGGCAGTTCATGATACTGCGTGCGTCTCTGAGGTTCGTAAAGGTAGCTGCTGCTCATGTTGTGTTACCAGAGTGCACGGCAGCCTATGATTTCAGTGGTCACGTTTGCTTGGTTGTTGTTAGGTGGTACTTCCAGTAGAATCCTTCAGAGTCTGCTTTGCCTAGAATTTGTGGTGTGTTTCTTATTCTCTGATGCTAACAGTTCAGTCCCTAGCTGCCAAATTTCAGAATCCTAGAcagctagtgtagacatagatgGCGGAGAGGACTCCTTTTTCCACTTCTGTGTTGGACACATGTAGCTATGTGAATATGACCTGGACCAACAACTCAGTGCTCCTGAGAAACAAGAGGCAGATATTCTTCCGCACATATATGTGCGTTTGGCAATTGAGATTAAACACCATCAAATCCCCCAGCCTCCTCGGTATGGGGGAGAAGTTTCCGCACAAGTAAGAGTTAAGGGCCTAACTGCCATTCATGCTTAGGGAAAGCCACCCCCTAGATCGCATGTGGATTATATTTTAATACAGTTGTGGACAATCCTACCCACACCCTCCCCTTCACGGTCAAATAATGTTTCTGTGGCAACTACAGTGATTACTGTTACGTGGCATTCTGCAAGTATGTTAATATTGCTGTCCCTTTTTGTCCtgagtggctagtcaaagtttTGCGGGCCTGGGGATATTCCAACTGGAAGTAGAGATTGTTGGAGACTGGTGTTTTCTTTGCAGTTTTGTTACATTACAAAAAGAGTGAACAAAGTGCGGtttctctgaatgcagaaggaaacaaatagcaggaaacagcttcttttgttCAGCACTAAGAACGCTCTTTTAGCCTGCCCCTCTGACCCAAAAAACCTTGCCCCAGGGTTACCCACCAGGCTCTCAGCTGCTTTTGGGGtgagcattttctctctccctcccagtttttctgttctgtgttgcTCACAGCTGTTTGCAGAGGAATGGTGAGGCTCTGTAATCTTGGGTTCCGTTACAGGCTCTGGTGGGGAGTGTTTTCTAGTAGTCACAGATCATTGCATCTCtccttgcccccttccctccccaaccaTGACCCTGTCTGTCCTATCCCCTCCAATctgtccctgtcccagtcctcTCTTCGCCTTTCCAGCTCCTTGTACCATTGcccttgcccagccagttctAGTTTTCCTCCTCCAGGTTTCTTGTCCAATTttgtctttcccctccctccccactcagtCTCCACCCCTAGTTCCTTCTCTGTTTCtttgctgacccagtggtggTAGTTCTCGTTTCCTTGTCAGATCGGTTTCCTGTCCTCCAAGTCCCATTTCTCCCCCCAGGACATACACATTGGTTCTTAGTTCCAGTCTTCTTGGaggccagtcccagtctctccccccagctcctcaccaatctctgtcatatccccacccaacccccctccccaacaaaCTAGctcccagtttccttgcccaaccagtcccagtctcccctgtCCCATACTCCGCTGGTTCCTAATGCCAGTATCCATGTCCAGCCAGTTTCAGTCTTTGCACACACCCCTCCTGCTCTCAGTCAGTTtcccacaccccctccagcctgcctgcaccctggaCTGGAGCAGTAATCGCAAGGAAAGCTTCACCTCAATAGGCCTATACTAGAGGGCCCATGCTGAGTGTCTCGGTGGGGGTGGCACATGTGTGGTCTGGCCAGCAGTAGGAGCTGTGAGGgcttggagcatgctcagtgaggacagaatCATTGAAGATTATAGCTACTAAAATTGAAGAAGTTCCTCCTGGGCAGGTGAAAATTATATTACATTTTTGCCaaatttggacagattttcaTAGAGACTGTGAAACCCTGATACAGAGGACtacctccctcttccccctggcCATATTTTAAGTCTCTGATCTAAAGTCTGGTGGTGCTCAcccttttgaaaaaaatggttgCTAGAATTTTTGACATGAGCAAAACAAAACCTCAGCCTGGTGCTTGAAAATGGCTGCACCATTTTGGCTGGTTTCTAAATTCCATCAGAGACAGACacttggcatggaaaatttcagcccaaatgattaaagtttggcaaaattataagcagctgaaaataGGATTGTATCATGGGAAGCGTCAGGCCACCTTAATAATATCAGGAATATTTTTGCAGGACAGGCACTGTCTACCATTGAAAAATGAgcacctgcagctgccattgacttGGAGTTGTGGGCCCTTCAGAAAATCAGGTGAAGAGTTTGCTGCTcatccagttgttgtttttttttaaaaaagagaaattctGAGCTTTTCTCGCAGTCACGGGATGGCTCTACTGCAGCCGAAGCTGTAATTCGCACTGCATTGCATCAGGGGAAGGTTCTTTGAAACTGGCACAGCATCTCTAATTGATATTGTGGCTTGAAACCGTTTCCTCTTAAACACCTCTGCTCTGCAGGTCTGACAACATTCCCTTAGACAAGTGTGGCAAAATGCCTGGTGCCTTCAATGGGAGCATGACTGGGCCTGTTGTTCTAAAACTACCGCAGTCCTGTTGTACCCACATCGGTTTCAGAGGCTTAAGCAATGCTGTTTGTGGAGAATTCAAGGTGACAAAAGCTAGGTGTGCGAAACCATTTGCTTTGATTTCTAAGTCTGCTTGGTTTATATGGCTGTGGACAAGCACATTTTAAGTCAGATTAGCTGAAACACGACTAGGCTGTTTCAACCGATCGGCTGCTGTGTTAGAAAGTAATGACGGGATGGACAACTTGATGTTTCACAGGAATCTGCCTACAGTAGAATTCATGCTATCCAGTGAAGTTGTTCAGCAGTC harbors:
- the KLHL36 gene encoding kelch-like protein 36; this translates as MEATRQTRISRPHKISESSKVYRWADHPSLVLQSLNEQRHQGLFCDIILVVDEQRVPAHRNLLAVCSDYFNSMFTIGMREAYQKEVELFGASYIGLKAVVDFLYGSELSLDGGNIDYVLETAHLLQIWKVVDFCCEYLENEVSEENYLYLQELASIYNLKRLDSYIDSFILQNFGTLSFTPNFLQNISIQKLCQYLGSSNVQQECEHDLLQAALQWLTQYPERENEAYQVLDNIHFPLIPKSDLLHRVKPAVCSLLPKEANCEGFIEEAVNYHNNVTAQPVLQNKRSALRTNEERLLFVGGEVSERCLELSDDTCFLDTKKGQWITETPLPARRSHHCVAVLGGFIFIAGGSFSRDNGGDAASNLLYRYDPRCNQWIKVASMRQRRVDFYLAAITDMLVAVGGRNENGALSSAETYSPQKDAWSYIAGLPRFTYGHAGTVYKEFVYISGGHDYQIGPYRKNLLCYDYRTDVWEEKRPMITARGWHSMCTLEDNIYSIGGSDDNIETMARFDILSVESYSPQCNQWTRVSPLFQANSESGVAVWEGKIYILGGYSWEDTVFSKTVQVYDKEKNKWYRGTDLPKAIAGVSACVCALKPRKEDKKKKTKMKKHQDRGR